From a single Brassica rapa cultivar Chiifu-401-42 chromosome A01, CAAS_Brap_v3.01, whole genome shotgun sequence genomic region:
- the LOC103875228 gene encoding probable 6-phosphogluconolactonase 2 encodes MAPAKKIVFKTKHELAVELAKYTANLSSKFCKERGIFTVVLSGGDLISWLWKLLEPPYADSIEWSKWHIFWVDERVCGWDDADSNYKLAYDGFLSKVPVPAENIYAIDKGLGAEGNAELAAERYEECLKEKVNKNIIRTYKSSGFPQFDLQLLGMGPDGHMASLFPGHDQINEKVKWVTFITDSPKPPPKRITFTLPVINCASYNVMAVCDKEQADSVAAALTHTKDVPAGRLTADVEVVWFLDQAAASKLKGWCSIL; translated from the exons ATGGCTCCGGCGAAGAAGATAGTATTCAAAACAAAGCATGAATTGGCGGTGGAGCTGGCCAAATACACAGCGAATCTCTCCTCGAAATTCTGCAAAGAAAGAGGAATCTTCACCGTTGTTCTCTCCGGCGGCGACCTCATCTCCTGGCTTTG GAAATTGTTGGAACCTCCTTATGCTGATTCAATTGAATGGTCTAAGTGGCACATTTTTTGGGTCGATGAGAGGGTTTGTGGTTGGGATGATGCCGATAGCAACTATAAACTCGCATACGACGGTTTTCTCTCCAAG GTTCCTGTTCCGGCCGAGAACATCTATGCCATCGACAAAGGGCTCGGAGCTGAAGGCAATGCCGAGCTCGCAGCCGAACGGTATGAGGAATGCCTCAAAGAAAAGGTGAACAAAAACATAATCCGAACATACAAATCCTCGGGTTTCCCACAATTTGATCTCCAGCTTCTAGGAATGGGACCAGACGGTCACATGGCGTCTTTGTTCCCGGGACATGATCAAATCAATGAAAAAGTGAAATGGGTTACATTTATTACCGATTCACCAAAACCCCCACCAAAAAGGATCACTTTTACTCTACCGGTTATCAATTGTGCTTCATACAATGTTATGGCCGTATGTGATAAAGAACAAGCCGATTCGGTTGCGGCTGCTCTTACTCATACCAAAGATGTACCAGCTGGTAGACTAACAGCGGATGTTGAAGTGGTCTGGTTCCTTGACCAAGCAGCTGCGTCTAAACTCAAAGGCTGGTGCTCTATCCTTTGA